One Micromonospora eburnea genomic region harbors:
- a CDS encoding carboxymuconolactone decarboxylase family protein produces MEPRIDLFSNEIGTRFAKRFANAGMVIQQSTLPHSTQELVSLRASQINGCGWCIDMHTKEAAAAGETSVRLNLVAAWRESTVFTEAERAALALAEEGTRLADAHQGVSDETWAQVRKHYDDDQIAALVGLVALINAANRLAVIVHQQGGSYEAGMFARMSG; encoded by the coding sequence ATGGAACCCCGTATCGACCTGTTCAGCAACGAGATCGGCACCAGGTTCGCCAAGCGGTTCGCCAACGCCGGCATGGTGATCCAGCAGTCGACGCTGCCGCACTCCACGCAGGAGTTGGTGTCGCTGCGCGCGAGCCAGATCAACGGGTGCGGCTGGTGCATCGACATGCATACCAAGGAGGCCGCAGCCGCAGGCGAGACCTCGGTCCGGCTCAACCTGGTCGCCGCCTGGCGCGAGTCCACCGTGTTCACCGAGGCCGAGCGGGCCGCGCTGGCGCTCGCCGAGGAGGGCACCCGGCTCGCCGACGCCCACCAGGGCGTGTCCGACGAAACCTGGGCCCAGGTACGCAAGCACTACGACGACGACCAGATCGCGGCGCTGGTCGGCCTGGTCGCCCTGATCAACGCGGCCAACCGGCTCGCCGTGATCGTGCACCAGCAGGGCGGTTCCTACGAGGCCGGCATGTTCGCCCGCATGTCGGGCTGA
- a CDS encoding DUF4345 domain-containing protein has product MTGRKALMVVLVALGAVPIVSGLAGLFIGPAFIPGGGSTPVSVDNNYRFIDAYWLAGGVALWWSLFRLAERAIVTRVILVIAVVGGLGRLMSVIAVGWPTPMFGIALVLELVALPLVVWWHARVVRADRKHREPAAEAQPLVRVADGERG; this is encoded by the coding sequence ATGACGGGGCGGAAAGCACTCATGGTCGTGCTGGTGGCGCTCGGCGCGGTGCCCATCGTGTCCGGGCTGGCCGGGCTCTTCATCGGGCCGGCCTTCATACCCGGCGGTGGGTCGACCCCGGTCAGCGTCGACAACAACTACCGCTTCATCGACGCCTACTGGCTGGCGGGCGGCGTCGCGCTCTGGTGGTCACTGTTCCGGCTTGCGGAGCGGGCGATCGTCACCCGGGTGATCCTCGTGATCGCGGTCGTCGGCGGGCTCGGCCGGCTGATGTCGGTCATCGCCGTGGGCTGGCCCACTCCGATGTTCGGGATCGCGCTGGTGTTGGAACTCGTCGCGCTGCCGCTCGTCGTCTGGTGGCACGCCCGGGTCGTCCGCGCCGACAGGAAGCACCGTGAGCCGGCTGCGGAAGCACAGCCGCTGGTCCGCGTCGCCGATGGCGAGCGCGGTTGA